From the Desulfopila inferna genome, one window contains:
- a CDS encoding DUF2868 domain-containing protein has product MKDLWKFEDIIDLEYFIGLDLFQADSEEKLHLRERRIFLEAKKNGELEVATHHQSLAVWLANRRSAELQADHPFLPGQKLRGAIQLFTLLLFAAGLIIGFGMGISYFAYTGSTPLNVFTFFIVFLLPQLFLIVLFFLKNIAAQLLRKPRANLRIILRPLFTRFVRFIKKRVFDNLKEDQQKSFNQLFSEKNSRLFSRPLFVRGQLFGVSFNIGLLAVTLFKITTTDLAFGWQTTLQLGAEKLHSLVKFLALPWSWFLPAELASPSLAQIEGSRIILKEGIYHLLTEDLTSWWPFLLMSLLCYGLLPRVLLFFCGAFMEKRNIIRLLRQRKFLAISSRMRTPLVTSQAAEEHSRASAPSEHPQQSPQPAGNRRQPEDAVVLVPDEAAEFFSKDGLEQLLLPYGYHPVKRKIILKTYEDDQAIISDIAREETPVIVLFEAWMAPIREHLLFLEKISHSLHGKTPLAVCLLGKPGKDGVLIPPRRQEILLWREKISECCDVAAIFQSGEHLEDIEEQQT; this is encoded by the coding sequence ATGAAAGATTTGTGGAAATTTGAAGATATTATCGATCTCGAATATTTTATCGGCCTTGACCTTTTTCAGGCAGATAGTGAAGAAAAGCTACATCTGCGGGAGAGACGGATATTCCTCGAGGCCAAAAAAAACGGTGAACTGGAAGTAGCCACCCACCATCAAAGCCTTGCGGTCTGGCTGGCAAACAGGCGATCTGCCGAGTTGCAGGCAGATCATCCCTTTCTGCCGGGGCAAAAACTCCGGGGGGCCATTCAACTCTTTACCCTGTTGCTTTTCGCCGCCGGCCTGATCATCGGTTTTGGGATGGGCATTTCCTATTTCGCTTACACAGGCAGTACCCCACTGAACGTATTCACCTTTTTCATTGTCTTCCTGCTGCCACAGCTCTTTCTGATTGTCCTCTTCTTCCTGAAAAATATTGCTGCGCAACTGCTTCGGAAACCACGAGCCAATCTGCGCATAATTTTGCGGCCACTATTCACCAGATTCGTCCGCTTTATAAAAAAGCGCGTCTTCGACAATCTCAAGGAGGACCAACAAAAAAGCTTCAATCAGCTGTTCTCCGAAAAAAACAGCAGGCTTTTCAGCCGCCCTCTTTTTGTCCGTGGCCAGCTTTTCGGCGTTTCCTTCAACATCGGTCTTTTGGCCGTCACTCTTTTTAAGATAACGACCACGGATCTGGCCTTCGGCTGGCAAACGACATTGCAGCTTGGAGCTGAGAAACTTCATAGCCTCGTAAAATTTCTTGCCCTGCCCTGGTCATGGTTTCTTCCTGCGGAACTTGCCTCCCCGAGCCTTGCACAAATTGAAGGAAGTAGAATTATACTGAAAGAGGGCATCTACCATTTATTGACCGAGGACCTGACATCATGGTGGCCATTTCTGCTCATGAGCCTGCTGTGTTATGGGCTGCTGCCGCGGGTCCTTCTGTTCTTTTGTGGTGCATTCATGGAGAAACGCAACATTATCCGCCTTCTCAGGCAGAGAAAATTCCTGGCCATCAGCAGCCGTATGCGCACCCCTCTGGTTACCAGCCAGGCTGCAGAAGAACATTCCCGGGCAAGTGCCCCGTCCGAACACCCGCAACAATCACCACAGCCTGCCGGAAACAGGAGACAGCCGGAAGATGCGGTGGTTCTTGTTCCTGATGAAGCTGCGGAATTCTTCAGTAAAGACGGCCTTGAACAGCTTCTTCTGCCCTATGGTTATCACCCGGTAAAACGCAAGATCATTTTAAAAACATACGAGGATGATCAAGCTATTATCAGCGACATTGCCCGTGAAGAAACCCCGGTCATCGTTCTCTTTGAAGCGTGGATGGCACCGATCAGGGAACATCTGCTCTTCCTGGAAAAAATCTCCCACAGCCTGCATGGAAAAACGCCGCTTGCCGTTTGCCTGCTGGGAAAACCTGGCAAGGACGGGGTCTTGATACCGCCGCGACGGCAGGAGATCCTGCTCTGGAGAGAGAAGATCAGTGAATGCTGCGATGTTGCCGCTATTTTTCAGTCCGGCGAACACTTAGAAGATATTGAGGAGCAGCAGACATGA
- a CDS encoding GTPase/DUF3482 domain-containing protein gives MIPEFAIMGHPNEGKSSVLSTLAEDDSVGISPLPGETILCRTFPVTIDGEVIISFTDTPGFQNPGRMLSELKRYADAGISPLEKFYSEHRYDRDLEHDCELLRPLLRGAGIIYVADGSRPIRNVDLAEMEILRLSGKPRMAILNCKADDRESLERWKTEFRKHFNSSRIFNAHRATYRERIMLLEALKSIEQDWQKSLDYVVNTFKNDWQSRNSRSADIICEMISACLRYTLQKSLGEGASIEQAKEKLFQRYLEDIKKMEENHHLRMKKLYKHNIFNYQLPSHSILHQDLFASQTWEFLGLKRSQLAVAGGAGGAALAAGLDIAAGGSSLGIFTSIGGALGALGAVYGTRNIASKIKVLGIDTGRIRLSIGPNKNSQFPYILLDRALLYYSHIINWAHGRRDYDASTATAVTTGLSRELPRSSLKTIGNYFRAIIREDDDIDLHEKEFKEIVLSILTSISNADDYEKDPLD, from the coding sequence ATGATCCCGGAATTTGCCATAATGGGTCACCCCAACGAGGGAAAATCATCCGTACTTTCAACCCTGGCGGAAGATGATTCCGTCGGCATCAGCCCCCTTCCCGGTGAAACTATACTCTGCCGCACCTTTCCGGTGACTATTGATGGAGAGGTTATAATCTCTTTCACCGATACACCGGGATTTCAAAATCCTGGCCGGATGCTCTCCGAACTGAAACGCTATGCCGATGCGGGCATCAGTCCACTCGAGAAATTTTATTCGGAACATCGGTATGATCGCGATCTGGAGCATGATTGCGAACTGCTGCGTCCGCTACTGCGGGGTGCGGGTATCATCTATGTGGCCGACGGCTCCAGACCTATCCGCAATGTGGATCTTGCCGAAATGGAGATACTCCGTCTCTCCGGTAAACCGAGAATGGCGATTCTCAACTGCAAAGCGGACGATAGGGAAAGCCTGGAGAGATGGAAGACGGAGTTTCGCAAACATTTCAACTCCAGCCGGATATTCAATGCTCACCGAGCCACCTACCGCGAAAGAATCATGCTGCTCGAAGCTCTTAAATCCATCGAACAGGACTGGCAGAAGTCACTTGATTATGTCGTCAATACTTTCAAGAACGACTGGCAGTCGCGCAACAGCAGAAGTGCAGATATTATCTGTGAAATGATATCGGCCTGCCTGCGCTACACCCTGCAGAAGTCGCTGGGCGAAGGAGCCTCTATCGAGCAGGCCAAGGAAAAACTTTTCCAGCGCTACCTCGAAGACATAAAAAAAATGGAAGAGAACCACCATCTGCGCATGAAGAAGCTCTATAAACATAACATCTTCAATTATCAACTGCCTTCCCATTCCATTCTCCACCAGGATCTCTTTGCCAGTCAGACCTGGGAGTTTCTCGGGCTGAAAAGAAGTCAGCTTGCCGTAGCCGGAGGCGCGGGCGGAGCAGCCCTTGCCGCCGGACTCGATATTGCCGCGGGTGGCTCAAGCCTCGGCATTTTCACATCCATCGGCGGGGCGCTCGGGGCACTGGGCGCGGTATACGGTACCAGGAATATTGCCTCGAAAATCAAAGTACTTGGCATAGATACCGGCAGAATACGCCTTAGTATCGGTCCCAACAAAAATTCGCAGTTCCCTTATATCCTGCTTGATCGCGCACTTCTCTATTATAGTCACATAATCAATTGGGCCCACGGTCGGCGCGACTATGACGCCTCCACCGCCACTGCTGTCACTACAGGTTTATCGCGGGAATTGCCCCGCTCGTCATTGAAGACGATCGGCAACTATTTCCGCGCTATCATACGGGAAGACGACGATATCGATCTTCACGAAAAGGAATTCAAAGAGATTGTCCTGAGCATACTCACCTCCATTTCAAATGCAGACGATTATGAAAAAGATCCTCTCGACTGA
- a CDS encoding RtcB family protein — MKKILSTEKIPIMLWLDDIEEGALQQAKNLANLPFAFHHIAVMADAHFGYGMPIGGVLAAEEFVVPNGVGVDIGCGVCAMRTSLSDISLETLKKILGNIRQFIPTGFKHHRRKQSPDLMPETPEGLHELKIVSRQYDNALAQLGTLGGGNHFIEIQKGSDNRIWIMVHSGSRNLGYQVAGHYNKIAIKLNQKWKTPVDPKWQLASLPLSSETAADYLAEMHYCVDFAFCNRLHMMQTIEEIFEIFCPGITFDEPIDTAHNYAAREKHYGRELIIHRKGATRAYSNEKGIIPGSQGTSSFIVQGKGNPESFCSCSHGAGRKLGRKEAQRSLKLDEEITLLDRQHILHGIRSKKDLDEAAGAYKDIHTVMQNQEDLVDVLVILQPLAVVKG, encoded by the coding sequence ATGAAAAAGATCCTCTCGACTGAAAAGATTCCGATCATGCTCTGGCTCGACGATATCGAGGAGGGCGCCCTGCAACAGGCTAAAAATCTGGCCAACCTCCCCTTCGCCTTTCACCACATAGCCGTAATGGCAGATGCCCATTTCGGCTATGGCATGCCCATCGGCGGGGTGCTGGCCGCAGAGGAATTCGTGGTACCCAATGGCGTTGGTGTGGATATCGGCTGCGGAGTCTGCGCCATGCGGACTTCGTTGAGCGATATCAGCCTCGAGACCCTCAAAAAGATTCTGGGCAACATCCGCCAGTTCATTCCAACCGGCTTCAAGCACCACAGGCGCAAACAGAGCCCTGACCTGATGCCCGAAACGCCGGAAGGGCTCCATGAACTCAAGATTGTCTCCCGCCAATACGACAATGCTTTGGCTCAGCTGGGCACTCTCGGCGGGGGTAATCATTTTATCGAGATCCAGAAGGGAAGCGATAACAGGATCTGGATAATGGTGCATAGCGGCAGCCGGAACCTGGGATATCAAGTCGCCGGCCACTATAATAAAATCGCCATAAAACTGAATCAAAAGTGGAAAACTCCGGTGGATCCCAAATGGCAGCTGGCCTCTCTTCCCCTCTCCAGCGAAACGGCGGCGGATTATCTGGCGGAAATGCACTACTGTGTTGATTTCGCCTTTTGCAACCGTCTCCACATGATGCAAACTATTGAAGAGATATTTGAGATTTTCTGTCCGGGTATCACCTTTGACGAACCGATTGACACCGCCCATAATTATGCCGCCAGGGAAAAACATTACGGCAGGGAACTCATTATCCACCGCAAAGGCGCTACCCGCGCCTATTCAAATGAAAAAGGGATTATTCCGGGTTCACAGGGGACATCGAGTTTTATCGTGCAGGGCAAGGGCAACCCGGAAAGCTTCTGTTCCTGCTCGCACGGTGCGGGAAGAAAGCTCGGCCGCAAGGAAGCCCAACGCAGCCTGAAACTCGACGAGGAGATAACTCTGCTTGACCGGCAGCATATTCTCCATGGAATTCGCAGTAAAAAGGATCTTGACGAGGCCGCCGGTGCCTACAAAGACATCCATACAGTGATGCAAAATCAAGAAGATCTGGTTGATGTCCTGGTTATCCTGCAGCCGCTGGCGGTGGTGAAAGGATAG
- the pdxH gene encoding pyridoxamine 5'-phosphate oxidase, with product MDISHFRREYLKGGLQRSNLAADPVQQFSEWFEQARKTDVPDPTAMILATVDPSGKPSQRTVLLKYYDNDGYVFFTNYESRKAREIENNPRVSLLFVWLELERQIMISGTAQKISAAESAKYFMSRPKESQVAAWVSSQSHTLSSRQMLLQKFSEMKKKIGEGKVPLPSFWGGYKVKPDEYEFWQGRKNRLHDRFHYIPAGDGWTIERLAP from the coding sequence TTGGATATTAGTCATTTTCGCAGGGAATATTTAAAAGGCGGTCTGCAGCGCTCCAATCTTGCCGCAGATCCGGTGCAGCAGTTTTCCGAGTGGTTCGAGCAGGCTCGTAAAACCGATGTCCCCGATCCCACCGCCATGATTCTGGCGACTGTGGATCCTTCGGGAAAACCGAGTCAGCGTACTGTCTTGTTAAAATATTATGACAACGACGGCTATGTCTTTTTCACCAATTATGAAAGCAGAAAGGCCAGGGAGATAGAGAATAATCCGAGGGTCAGCCTGCTCTTTGTCTGGCTGGAACTTGAGCGGCAGATTATGATAAGCGGTACAGCCCAAAAAATTTCAGCGGCCGAATCGGCAAAATATTTCATGTCAAGGCCCAAGGAGAGCCAGGTGGCCGCCTGGGTTTCCAGTCAGAGCCATACCCTGAGTTCCCGTCAGATGCTGCTCCAGAAATTTTCCGAAATGAAGAAAAAAATCGGTGAAGGCAAAGTCCCTTTACCTTCTTTCTGGGGAGGGTACAAGGTAAAACCCGACGAGTATGAATTCTGGCAGGGAAGAAAAAACCGGCTGCATGATAGATTTCATTATATTCCAGCCGGCGATGGCTGGACTATCGAGCGGCTGGCACCTTGA
- a CDS encoding Tim44 domain-containing protein → MITSIGKIVPILAVFLALFFIESGVTVEYADARSRGGGRMFSRPVQKAPTQQNMNRTNQTTQQNKSGFGRGLAGGLIGGALGAMLFGSLLGASGEGFGLLPILLLAGVGFFLYRRFSARSRAAGNAGGGSSAGNIFNMQGDQQSRQSSQEDNFSYLTPVEQGIQEIQQADRDFDRNHFIEVASDVFFQVQAGWMRRDLESYRHLLGEKLAEEYAGHFEEMRQAGHINKLESIAIRRVEIVNAGSDGQEDFVTVLFTANLLDYTVEESSGDLVEGSMTTPVKFAEEWTWARPTGTQNWLLEGVKVASE, encoded by the coding sequence ATGATTACCTCTATAGGGAAAATAGTACCGATTTTAGCCGTCTTTCTGGCCCTCTTCTTTATTGAGTCAGGAGTGACTGTTGAATATGCCGATGCCAGATCGCGCGGGGGAGGACGCATGTTTTCCAGACCAGTACAGAAGGCACCGACACAGCAGAACATGAATCGAACCAACCAGACAACGCAGCAGAACAAAAGCGGATTTGGCCGTGGCCTGGCCGGCGGTCTGATAGGCGGAGCCCTCGGCGCCATGCTGTTCGGTTCGCTTTTAGGCGCCTCAGGCGAGGGATTCGGACTGTTGCCCATACTGCTTCTCGCCGGAGTCGGCTTTTTCCTCTACCGCCGGTTCAGCGCGAGGTCGCGGGCAGCGGGAAATGCCGGAGGAGGGTCTTCTGCGGGGAACATTTTCAATATGCAGGGAGACCAGCAGAGCCGGCAATCCTCCCAGGAGGATAATTTCAGCTATCTCACTCCAGTGGAGCAGGGCATACAGGAAATACAGCAGGCGGATCGGGATTTTGACAGGAATCATTTCATCGAAGTTGCCTCGGATGTTTTCTTCCAGGTTCAGGCCGGCTGGATGAGAAGAGATCTGGAGTCCTACCGGCATCTTCTGGGTGAGAAGCTTGCCGAAGAATATGCCGGTCACTTCGAGGAGATGCGTCAGGCAGGTCATATCAATAAGCTTGAGAGTATCGCCATCCGCCGGGTAGAAATTGTCAATGCCGGCAGTGACGGGCAGGAAGATTTTGTGACCGTGCTCTTTACCGCCAACCTGCTCGACTACACTGTGGAAGAGAGCAGCGGAGACCTGGTGGAGGGGTCCATGACCACACCGGTGAAATTTGCAGAAGAGTGGACCTGGGCACGTCCTACCGGAACCCAAAACTGGTTGCTTGAGGGTGTCAAAGTAGCAAGCGAATAG
- a CDS encoding B12-binding domain-containing radical SAM protein produces the protein MLLLYPPIAKPSEPPAGIARLAGALLAHNLPCTVADLNLEGLLYLLERAEKKTDSWSRRAFKNSVSNLASIRSTSLYANFPRYQKCVLELNRLLENHGDHSTTASFANYHDSVLSPLRSSDLIRIAQTPEKSLFYPFLMARLPELLDDLQTAHVGISINYLSQALNSFALIGCLKIVAPQVKVIVGGGLITSWMRSPAWNDCFSGLIDYCIAGRGEKPLLKILGSDDLQPSLPRYDLLPDEYFSPGPILPFSSSSGCFWSRCSFCPERAEGNVFEHMPPARAITEITTLKKKRAPRLLHFLDNAIPPGLLSEFHDTMPGLPWYGFVRITHHLLDLDFCRNLKKSGCVMLKLGIESGDQQVLDRMDKGIDIQLTSDVLRNLKAAGIATYVYLLFGTPAESYEEAGRTLDFTVRHHQDISFLNLAIFNMPINSEERNSLETSTFYDGDLSLYTDFEHPRGWNRKAIRVFLDREFKRQPEIAAILQRDPPLFTSNHAPFFCT, from the coding sequence ATGCTGCTGCTTTATCCTCCCATAGCCAAACCATCCGAGCCACCAGCGGGTATTGCCCGGCTTGCCGGGGCATTGCTGGCGCACAACCTGCCCTGCACCGTTGCCGATCTTAATCTTGAAGGGCTGCTGTATCTTTTGGAGCGAGCGGAGAAAAAAACCGATTCCTGGTCGCGGAGGGCTTTTAAAAACAGCGTGTCCAACTTGGCATCCATACGCTCAACCTCCCTCTATGCAAACTTCCCCAGGTATCAAAAGTGTGTGCTTGAGTTGAACAGGCTGCTTGAAAATCATGGTGATCATTCGACAACGGCAAGCTTTGCCAATTATCACGACAGTGTTTTATCGCCACTGCGCAGCAGCGACCTTATCCGCATTGCACAAACTCCGGAGAAAAGCCTCTTTTATCCCTTCTTGATGGCCAGACTGCCGGAACTGCTCGATGACCTGCAAACTGCCCATGTCGGTATTTCCATCAATTATCTCAGTCAGGCCCTGAACAGTTTTGCCCTCATAGGCTGCCTGAAAATAGTAGCTCCACAGGTGAAGGTCATTGTCGGTGGAGGTCTGATAACCTCCTGGATGCGAAGCCCGGCATGGAATGACTGCTTCTCAGGCCTCATCGATTACTGCATTGCCGGTCGTGGTGAAAAGCCTCTATTGAAAATTCTGGGGAGTGATGACCTTCAACCGTCCCTGCCGCGATACGACCTCCTTCCGGATGAGTATTTTTCACCTGGTCCTATCCTGCCGTTCAGCAGTTCCAGCGGCTGCTTCTGGAGCCGATGCTCCTTCTGCCCTGAACGGGCTGAAGGCAACGTTTTTGAGCACATGCCCCCTGCACGGGCGATTACCGAAATCACCACCCTGAAAAAGAAGAGGGCACCCCGTCTGCTGCATTTTCTCGACAATGCCATACCCCCGGGGCTGCTCTCGGAATTCCACGACACCATGCCGGGACTGCCGTGGTACGGCTTTGTCCGCATTACCCATCACCTCCTCGATCTCGACTTCTGCAGGAATCTGAAAAAATCCGGCTGCGTCATGCTCAAGCTCGGTATTGAATCGGGAGACCAGCAGGTTCTTGACCGGATGGACAAGGGAATCGATATCCAGCTCACCTCAGATGTACTAAGAAATTTAAAGGCGGCCGGGATTGCAACATATGTCTACCTGCTGTTCGGCACTCCTGCTGAAAGCTATGAAGAAGCGGGAAGAACACTTGACTTTACGGTACGGCATCATCAGGATATCAGTTTTCTCAATTTGGCAATTTTCAATATGCCGATAAATTCTGAAGAACGTAACTCTTTGGAAACTTCTACATTTTACGATGGTGATCTGTCCCTGTATACCGATTTTGAACACCCCCGGGGCTGGAACAGGAAAGCCATTCGTGTCTTCCTTGACCGGGAGTTTAAACGGCAGCCGGAAATCGCCGCAATCCTGCAGCGGGACCCTCCACTTTTCACCTCGAACCATGCTCCTTTCTTCTGTACCTAA
- a CDS encoding dodecin family protein: MSESVYKIIEMVGSSPVSWEEAAQNAVKSAGLSLRDLRIAEIKTLDMVLEDGKGVVYRAKIKLSFKILSE, encoded by the coding sequence ATGTCTGAAAGTGTTTACAAAATCATCGAAATGGTTGGATCAAGTCCGGTATCCTGGGAAGAAGCAGCACAAAATGCCGTCAAGTCGGCAGGCTTGAGTCTGCGTGATCTGCGCATAGCTGAAATCAAAACGCTTGATATGGTGCTTGAAGACGGCAAGGGAGTCGTTTACCGCGCCAAGATCAAGTTATCTTTCAAGATCCTCTCGGAATAG
- the ftcD gene encoding glutamate formimidoyltransferase, translating into MKKIVECVPNFSEGRNRETIDAIAQAIEKVKGCRLLDVDPGESTNRTVYTFVGDPESVVEAALASARVARERIDMRRHQGGHPRFGAMDVCPFIPVQGITLKQCAGIAENFARRAAEELGIPLYLYEAAANQDYRRKLPDLREGEYEGLAERLKDPRWKPDFGPGDFVPQWGITATGARNFLIAYNVNILGTPNQAHRIALNLREAGRGEEEPGRLKEVKGIGWFVEEYNLAQVSVNLTDYRVTPIHVLYEEVKREARQLNLAVAGSEIVGIVPREALLMAAQYYIDRENLFIYQEDQKIRLVVERLGLNSVASFVPEKRIIEYIIAEPQEEALGGMSVRHFVEEVGARSSAPGGGSVSAVLAALGVALGSMVAKLTHGVRRFENVQPEMEKVIPVLHDLMGRLIPMVDADTSAFNEYVEGVRMPQKTIDEKRVRWEKMQSGLKTASEVPFSIMRLGDSAWDAFVEVARHGNPASRSDVQVGARALEAGIWGAYQNILLNVMEIEDKKFKETLLHESFKLSEKAREKCAEIQLIIGTR; encoded by the coding sequence ATGAAAAAAATAGTTGAGTGTGTTCCCAATTTTTCCGAAGGGAGAAACAGAGAAACCATCGATGCCATAGCGCAGGCAATCGAAAAAGTCAAAGGCTGCCGTCTCCTCGATGTTGATCCGGGGGAGTCCACCAATCGTACCGTCTACACCTTCGTTGGTGATCCGGAAAGCGTCGTCGAAGCGGCTCTCGCTTCCGCACGTGTTGCCCGGGAGCGCATCGATATGCGGCGTCACCAGGGTGGGCATCCGCGCTTCGGCGCCATGGATGTCTGCCCCTTTATTCCGGTGCAGGGTATTACTCTAAAGCAGTGCGCCGGGATTGCCGAAAATTTTGCCAGGCGGGCGGCGGAAGAGCTCGGCATACCCCTGTACCTCTATGAAGCTGCAGCAAATCAGGATTACAGGCGAAAGCTCCCGGATCTTCGGGAAGGCGAATACGAGGGTTTGGCGGAACGCCTCAAAGACCCGCGCTGGAAGCCTGACTTCGGTCCCGGTGATTTTGTGCCGCAGTGGGGAATTACCGCCACTGGAGCACGAAATTTTCTGATCGCCTATAACGTCAACATCCTGGGGACGCCGAACCAGGCCCACCGCATTGCCCTCAATCTGCGTGAGGCCGGCAGGGGAGAAGAAGAACCGGGCCGACTCAAGGAAGTCAAGGGGATAGGGTGGTTTGTCGAGGAATACAACCTGGCCCAGGTCTCGGTCAATCTTACCGATTATCGGGTGACGCCCATTCATGTCCTCTATGAAGAGGTGAAACGGGAAGCCCGGCAGCTCAACCTTGCCGTTGCCGGCTCAGAGATAGTCGGTATCGTACCGCGTGAAGCCCTGCTGATGGCAGCCCAGTACTATATTGACCGGGAGAATCTGTTCATCTATCAGGAAGACCAGAAAATCAGGCTGGTCGTAGAGCGGTTGGGGTTGAACTCCGTCGCTTCGTTTGTGCCTGAAAAGAGGATAATCGAATATATCATCGCCGAACCTCAAGAGGAAGCGCTCGGCGGAATGAGTGTCCGTCATTTTGTTGAAGAAGTCGGAGCGCGCAGCTCGGCGCCCGGCGGTGGATCGGTCTCGGCAGTTCTTGCCGCCCTTGGTGTTGCCCTCGGCTCAATGGTGGCCAAACTCACCCATGGCGTTCGCAGATTCGAGAATGTACAGCCGGAAATGGAAAAGGTGATTCCGGTTCTCCACGACTTAATGGGCAGGTTGATTCCCATGGTTGATGCCGACACTTCCGCCTTCAATGAATATGTGGAAGGGGTGCGCATGCCGCAGAAAACTATAGACGAGAAGAGGGTCAGGTGGGAAAAGATGCAGTCGGGATTGAAAACGGCCAGTGAAGTGCCGTTCTCCATAATGCGTTTGGGTGATTCCGCATGGGATGCCTTTGTCGAAGTGGCCCGCCATGGTAATCCCGCTTCCCGTTCCGATGTTCAGGTCGGGGCCCGGGCGCTTGAGGCCGGCATCTGGGGAGCCTATCAGAATATTTTGCTCAACGTCATGGAGATCGAGGACAAGAAGTTTAAGGAGACGCTGTTGCATGAATCATTCAAACTCTCCGAGAAGGCAAGGGAGAAGTGTGCGGAGATTCAGTTAATCATTGGCACCCGGTAA
- the hutI gene encoding imidazolonepropionase, giving the protein MSAKFFSNARIYTPHDSGSPLRATEQGALKHYEYGAMMVEDGFITAIGDEGAIVKAIGHGAIVEEIDCRRKCVIPGFVDPHTHMCFASLREHEFTMRLQGTPYLEILEKGGGILSSVKAVAQASVEHLSAMTIRHASRALSFGTTTVEIKSGYGLDTVNELKMLEAIDRAALFLPLDVVATFLGAHAIPPAYSNAPDDFITLVIEDMLPAVVRQGVAEHCDIFCEKGVFSINQGRRLLRAAQKSGLKVKLHADEVHDLGGAGLAVELGALSADHLLAVSAGNIEAMATSGVVATLLPGTAYSLKKPYAPARKMIDHGVPVALATDCNPGSSFTESMAFVIGLAVMNMELTPAEALTAATLNAAYAIDMAAKVGSLDVGKQADFLLLDGETPAILAYHAGVSSVDRVYKKGELVAGGAGVSRGE; this is encoded by the coding sequence ATGAGCGCAAAATTCTTTAGCAACGCCAGGATTTATACTCCTCATGACAGCGGCTCCCCGCTTCGCGCCACTGAGCAGGGTGCACTGAAACATTATGAGTATGGAGCGATGATGGTTGAGGACGGCTTTATCACGGCCATTGGTGATGAAGGTGCCATCGTAAAAGCGATCGGACACGGTGCTATAGTGGAAGAGATCGATTGCCGGAGGAAATGTGTCATTCCCGGTTTTGTCGATCCTCATACCCACATGTGTTTTGCCTCACTCCGGGAGCATGAGTTTACCATGCGTCTTCAGGGTACGCCTTATCTGGAGATACTTGAGAAGGGTGGGGGAATTCTCTCTTCCGTCAAGGCGGTGGCACAGGCAAGTGTTGAACATCTTAGTGCGATGACCATCCGTCATGCCTCCCGGGCCTTGAGTTTCGGCACGACCACGGTGGAGATTAAAAGCGGATACGGACTCGATACCGTCAATGAGCTCAAGATGCTGGAGGCCATAGACAGAGCCGCCTTGTTTCTGCCGCTGGATGTGGTCGCGACATTTCTGGGTGCTCATGCGATACCGCCCGCCTATAGCAACGCGCCAGATGATTTTATTACCCTTGTTATCGAAGATATGCTGCCGGCCGTTGTGCGGCAAGGCGTTGCCGAACATTGCGATATTTTCTGTGAAAAGGGGGTCTTTTCCATCAATCAGGGTCGACGTCTGTTGCGGGCCGCCCAAAAGAGCGGATTGAAGGTGAAGCTGCATGCCGATGAGGTGCATGATCTGGGCGGGGCCGGCCTTGCTGTTGAACTTGGTGCCCTGTCCGCGGATCATCTGCTTGCCGTGAGCGCCGGGAATATTGAGGCGATGGCGACAAGCGGCGTTGTCGCCACGCTGCTGCCGGGTACTGCCTACAGCCTGAAGAAGCCCTATGCTCCGGCGAGAAAGATGATCGACCATGGTGTTCCGGTGGCTCTGGCAACCGACTGTAATCCAGGCTCAAGCTTCACCGAATCAATGGCTTTTGTCATCGGACTTGCGGTTATGAATATGGAGTTGACGCCGGCGGAGGCGCTCACTGCCGCTACCCTCAATGCCGCCTACGCCATAGATATGGCGGCGAAGGTGGGTAGTCTCGATGTTGGCAAACAGGCGGATTTTCTGCTGCTGGATGGGGAGACGCCGGCGATCCTCGCCTATCACGCCGGCGTCTCATCTGTTGACCGGGTGTATAAAAAAGGTGAACTGGTTGCCGGTGGTGCCGGAGTCTCAAGGGGAGAGTAA